The following coding sequences lie in one Mycoplasma tauri genomic window:
- a CDS encoding ribose-phosphate pyrophosphokinase yields MKNNNALLFGMPNCQRLAQKISKIIDLPLTNLTVTKFADGEIMPVSDEAVRGKDVYIIASTSRPVNNNLMELYLFIDSLKRASAKSINVALTYYGYARQDRKASGRQPIGAKLVADFLQTAGASKIIAVDLHNAAIQGFFDIPIDDIRAQFTLAKAIKESHEEFIVVSPDHGGTVRARALAELLSNDIKISIIDKRRVGTNKTEVMGLIGEVKDQNAVIIDDIIDTGGTIIKAAETLKANGAKKIVIAASHGIFSKGFEMFEQNPAIEKVIITDSIDNYDLAKNFKKLEVVSLDYFLGNIINCSIKGTSISKLYDKFTNEIKQINTK; encoded by the coding sequence ATGAAAAATAACAATGCATTATTGTTTGGCATGCCAAATTGCCAAAGATTAGCACAAAAAATATCAAAAATTATAGATTTGCCATTAACAAATTTAACAGTTACTAAATTTGCTGATGGAGAAATCATGCCAGTTAGTGATGAAGCAGTTAGGGGCAAAGATGTTTATATTATTGCCAGCACTTCAAGACCAGTAAATAATAACTTAATGGAACTTTATTTATTTATTGATTCATTGAAAAGGGCAAGTGCAAAATCAATTAATGTGGCTTTAACCTATTATGGTTATGCTAGACAAGATAGAAAAGCTAGTGGTCGTCAACCAATTGGAGCAAAATTAGTTGCTGATTTTCTTCAAACAGCTGGAGCATCAAAAATAATAGCTGTTGATTTACATAATGCAGCTATTCAAGGTTTCTTTGATATACCAATTGACGATATCCGAGCTCAATTTACATTAGCTAAAGCTATAAAAGAAAGCCATGAAGAATTTATTGTTGTTTCACCAGATCATGGTGGCACTGTTAGAGCTAGAGCATTAGCAGAATTATTATCAAACGATATTAAAATTAGCATTATTGATAAACGTAGAGTTGGCACAAACAAAACTGAAGTCATGGGACTAATTGGTGAAGTTAAAGATCAAAACGCAGTTATTATTGATGATATTATTGATACAGGCGGAACAATAATAAAAGCGGCAGAAACCTTAAAAGCTAATGGTGCTAAAAAAATTGTTATTGCTGCTTCTCATGGAATTTTTTCAAAAGGTTTTGAAATGTTTGAACAAAATCCAGCAATTGAAAAAGTTATTATTACTGATTCAATTGATAACTATGATTTGGCAAAAAACTTCAAAAAATTAGAAGTAGTAAGTTTAGATTATTTCTTAGGTAATATTATTAATTGTTCTATAAAGGGAACATCTATTTCAAAATTATATGATAAATTCACAAATGAAATTAAGCAAATCAACACAAAATAA